In Pelodiscus sinensis isolate JC-2024 chromosome 2, ASM4963464v1, whole genome shotgun sequence, the following proteins share a genomic window:
- the LOC142827225 gene encoding uncharacterized protein LOC142827225, whose product MSQPPSATQPSPSSRDQTGSSQEPARGRKRRAPAWSSAEIVDLIEVWREASNVHNLRTSHRNAAVYGRMADSLAARGHQQTREQVRYKIKNLWQASSRACQPGADPEACPQFQALDCILGAHAIPGPRVVIDPGAEGPIPDTEEEEQEDAESQEPAQDPRGTPQSTPVSSEAGEASTSAAPGTAGRTTPPATATRTRASRPTRNEEDYQRRHLRFLDHQLRTQDHWVQEDLRQRQQSLEALEEQGRALRGHLQTLVDRFLPLPALAPTAAPALAPPPTPAPLAPAAPAPPAPAAPPTSSAPPVPPAPPSTPVPPRRPRTRSAARRESQPDPQA is encoded by the exons atgagccagccaccctctgccacccagccatccccctcttcccgggatcagactggcagctcacaggagcctgcccggggccgcaagaggcgggcgcccgcttggtcaagtgcggagatcgtggacctcatcgaggtttggcgggaagcctccaatgtccacaatctccgcactagccacaggaacgcggctgtctacggccgcatggctgacagcctggccgccagaggccaccagcagacccgggagcaggtccgctacaAAATTAAGAACCTGTGGCAGGCCtcctcccgggcctgccagccaggggccgacccagaggcatgcccccaatttcaggccctggactgcatcctgggggctcacgccatccctggcccccgggtggtgatcgaccctggagcagagggccccatcccggacacggaggaggaggagcaggaggacgccgagagccaggagcctgcccaggacccacgaggcaccccacagagcacgcctgtgtcgtccgaggccggggaggcctccacat ccgcagcacctgggactgcagggcgcaccaccccgcctgcaacagccacccgcacccgggccagcaggcctACCAGGAACGAGGAGGACTACCAACGGCGGCACCtgcggttcctggatcaccagctccgcacccaggaccactgggtccaggaggaccttcggcagcgccagcagagcttggaggcgctggaggagcagggccgtgccctcagaggccacctccagaccctggtggacaggttcctgcctcttcctgctctggctcctacagctgccccagctctcgctcctcctcccacccctgctcctcttgctcctgctgcccctgctcctcctgcccctgctgcccctcccacttcctccgcaccccctgtccctcctgccccaccctccacacccgttcccccccgacgcccccgcacccgcagtgctgcgagacgggagagccaaccggacccccaagcctga